TCCGTACCTCGTGCACATGGGCACGCAGGAGCAGAAGGAGAAGTGGCTGCCCCGCATGGCCACCGGCGAGGTCATCGGCGCGCTCGCCATGACCGAGCCCGGAGCCGGGTCCGACCTCCGCGGCATCAAGACCACCGCGAAGAAGACCGACGGCGGCTACATCGTCAACGGCGCCAAGACCTTCATCTCGTCGGGCGCGACCGCCGACCTCGTGGTCACCTTCGTCAAGACCGGCGAGGGCAACCGCCCCGACGCGTTCAGCCTGGTGCTGATCGAGAACGGGATGGAGGGCTTCGACCACGGCAAGAAGCTGCACAAGATGGGCTTCCAGGGTCACGACACCGCCGAGCTCTCGTTCAGCGACGTGTTCGTGCCCGACGAGAACCTCATCGGCGGTTCCGAGGGCAAGGGCTTCGTGCAGCTCATGATGAACCTGCCGCTCGAGCGGCTGTCGATCGGTGTCGCCGGTGCCGCCGCCGCGCAGGCCGCTCTCACGTGGACCGTCGCTTACACGAAGGACCGTGAGGCCTTCGGTGAGCGGATCATCGACTTCCAGAACACCCGTTTCAAGATCGCCGACATGGCCACCACGGTCGACGCGCTCTGGGCATACATCGACCGCGCACTGCTCGCCTATTCGCAGGGCAAGCTGTCGGCCGAAGAGGCCGCGAAGGTCAAGTTCTGGGCGACGGAGCGCGAGTGGGAGGTGCTCGACACCGGCGTGCAGCTGCACGGCGGCTACGGGTACATCACGGAGTATCCGATCGCCCGCGCCTTCCTCGACGCCCGCGTGCACCGCATCTACGGCGGCACGAACGAGATCATGCGCGAGATCGTCGGACGGCAGATCGCCGGCAAGCGGTAGGGGCTCGGCGCGCGGGCTCGTATCTCAGCCGGGCGCGCACAGCTTCGGAGATGAACGGCGACACGCCGCGCCCCGTCGGGGAGCCGCGGCGTGTCGCCGTTTGCGTCCGCAGTTGTGGTCGGGCGCATGCGGGCCAGGCCGGAGTGACCGGTAGCAGTGTCGGTGCCACCGGGGTAGCATCGGGCCATGTCCCACACCAAGATCAGTCTCAGTCTGAGTGAGAGCGATGTGGCCTTCCTCGACACCGAGGCAGTGAGTGGTCGGTACGCCTCGAGGTCGGCCGCCGTGCAGGATGCGGTGAGGCTGCTGCGCGAGAGCCGCCTCGCTGATGCATATGCCGAGGCGTACGCGGAGGGTTACGACGACGAGTGGGATGCCGCGGTGGGCGACGGGCTCGCGTCGGCATGAGCGCGGAGGCGATCCCCCTGCTCCGGCGCGGACAGGTGGTGCTGGCGTCGTTCGATCCCGCGGTGGGGTCCGAGGCCCGCAAGACCAGGCCCGCGGTGATCGTGAGCAACAACACCGCGAATGCGGCGGCATCACGAAGCGCGCGAGCGACGGTGACCGTCGTGCCGCTGACGTCGAACACCACGAACGTGCTGCCGTTCCGGGTCGCGCTTCCGGCCGCGGAGACCGGCCTCGATCGCGACTCCAAGGCGCAGGCGGAGCAGGTGCGCACGATCGCCATCGCGAGGATCGTGCGCCCGGTCGGCTGGGTGCCGGCCGAACTGATGGCAGCGATCGACGAGGCCCTTCGGCTGCACCTCGCACTCTAGGGTAGGCACCCGCGCCCGGGAGCGGCGGTCAGGCCTGTTCGCGCCTCGCGATCTCGTCGGCGAGCTGCTGCACCTCGGTGGCATCCGCATCGCGCGCGAGGGCGACGTAGTGATCCATGACGGCCGGTCGATAGCGCACGGGCATGGTCTGTCCGGGGGCGAGTCGGGTGAGTGCGGTGATCGTCAGATCTTCGTCTGCGATGCCGCGGAACGAGGCGCCGTCCGCCGTCTTCACATCGAGCATCAGCACCACGCGCGGACTGCCGTCGCTGCTGACCTCACGCCAGTCGACGAGAACGCCGAGCGCGAGCGTCCCGGCGCGCAGTTCGGCGTTGCGTCTGCGCGCCACACCGCTCAACAGCGGGTTCGGCGTGACGCCGGGGAAGTCGGGCCCGACGCCGAGCGACTCCCGGCTCAGGTCAGGCCTCAGCTGCGACATCAGGTCGTCGAGACCGAGCTTCTTCTTCTTCGAACCGAACATCCGGACCCCTCCCTCGCGCCTGTGCCGACACCTCGGCACAGCGCTTCGCGTTCATCGCGATTGTAGGTCACGGTCGATTCGCGTCGGCTCGGCGCTTGCCTCCCACGCCCGCACGACGCAGGCGATCGGCGATCAGGATGCCGAGGGCGGTGGCGGCCAGGCAGCTGGCGATCGTCACGGCGAAGAAGGCGATCTGCAACGCCAGCGACATCGCACCGAGGTTGAACCATGCCCATGCCGAGATCGGATACACGATGCCGACCGCGAGCGCGCCGAGGTAGTGCATCCCCGTGCCCCAGTACCGCCACAGCACGAACAGGAACGGCAGCTCGGTGAACGCCGCCCACCACAGATTCGTCGCGACGCTCGTGAACCCGTAGCCCGAGAACGGCACGAGCACGAGACCGGCGATCAGGGCGACCAGCAGCCCCACGAGCGGACGCCGCAGCAACCGCAGCGCGATCACCGACGGCAGCAGCCAGAGCCCGGCGAGCGCCATGCCCAGGAACGGCAGCGGCCCGGTCAGGATCGTCGAGGCCCAGTTCATCGGGGCGAGCAGAACGGCTCCGGCGACGCCGAGCGCCGCGCATGTCAGCAGGATCGCGGTCGGGATGCGGGCGCGGCGCGAGCCCGCAGTGTGATTCCGCGTCTCGGCGGGTGATTCGGGATGCCGTTCCGACCCCGCGACGTCGGGAGTGCCCGGCGTGCCGCTCATACGAGGGGCTCCGCTGCGGCTTCACGGGCAGCCTTCGAGGCGGGGGATGCCGCGCCGATCTTCCAGTAGCCACAGAAGCTGACGCTGTTCTTGTCGACCCCGCGCTCGCCGACGAGGTGCTTGCGCACTCCCGAGGCGAGGGCCTGCTCGCCGGCCGCGTAGGCGTGGAACGGTTCCTCGGGAAGCGCGGTCGTGTGGAGCGCGGCGAGGGCGAGGGCACCGGGCTGCTCGTCGTGCGGTCGCACGATCCACGCGACCTCGATGCCGGACGGATGCGGGAACTCCAGCGCATCCTCCTCGGCGGGAACCTCGATGATCGCCGTGCCCACGGCATCCGCCGGGAGGGAGGCGCAGATCGATGAGATCGCGGGCAGTGCGGTCTCGTCGCCCACGAGCACGACGCGGTCGGTGCCGCGCTCTGGGTTGAACGTGAGCCCCTCGTCGATGATCAGCACATGTTCGCCGGGTGCGCAGGTCTCGGCCCAGCGCGACGCCGGTCCCGCGGTGCCGTCGGCCGCCGAGCCGTGCAGCACGAAGTCGACGTCGATCTCGGCGCCGGCATCAGCCGTGGCGGAGCGGTAGGCCCGCACGCTGTAGTTGCGCATCACCGGGCGTTCGCCGTCGGGGATGCGCAGGAACTTCAGGTAGCCGAACATCTTGTTCGCCTTGGCGGGCACGCGCTCGAGCCCCGCGTCGCCGCCGATCGGCAGGAACAGGCGGAACCACTGGTCGAACCCCATCGGGCGGAACTGCTCGATCTCGCCACCGCCCAGCGTCACGCGGATCCAGTGCGCCGACAACCGTTCCGTGCGCAGCACCTCGAGGTGGATGAGCTCGGTCGACGCGGGCTTGACCATCTTGCTGAATGCCACGGTGACGCCTTTCAGGGAAGCTGCCAGGGGAAGAACACGACGAAGATCACAGCGGATGCCGCGAACCACAGCGCGATGAACACGGTGTCGCGCGTGCGGAACGGTACGAGGTGCCGCTCGGTGCGAGTGGCGTGGGCCCCGAACGCACGGGAGTCCATCGCGAGGGCGACGCGCTCCGCATGCCGGATGGCGCCGGCCAGCAGCGGCACGATGTACCCCCAGCCGCGGGCGATGCGGGCGAAGGGGCCGCGTCCGCCGTGGTGGCCGCGCACACGGTGGGCGGCCCGGATCACCGCCAGTTCGTGACCGAAGCGCGGCACGAAGCGGAAGGCTGCGAGTGCGGTGTAGCCCACGCGGTAGGGCACCCGCAACTGCTGCACACTCGCCCGCACCAGGTCGGGCCCGCTGGTCGTGAGGCCGCCGAGAAGGGCGAGCGAGATGATCGCCCCGAGCCGCACCGCCGTGGCGAAACCGATCTCGAGCGCCCCGGTGTAGAGCGTCCACTCACCGATGCTCAGCGCCGGCGCGGTCGTGCTCACGGGGCCCGCATCGACCCAGAGCGAGAAGCCGACGCCGATCGCCGCGATGCCGACGGGCACGCCGAGCAGCAGGATGAGCAGGATCCGCGGCGTCATGCGTGCGCCGGCGAGGATCACGAGGTAGGCCAGAGCGAGGAAGGTCGCGGGCGTGGCGAGGTCGCGCACGAACACGAGCAGGATCATCGCCGGGGCGACGGCGGCGACCTTGGCGAGCGGGTTCAGTCCGTACAGGAACTGGTGCCGCGACGTCGCGACCATCGCGGCATAGGGGTCGAAGACGGCGACGCTCATGATTCCACCGTCCGCGCATGGGCGGCGAGCACACGCTGGAGCGTGGGCAGTCTCAGGCCGGCATCGGTGAAGACCTTCTCGTCGCGGAACAGGTCGGCCGTGCGTCCGGCCGCGTGCACCCGCCCCTCGGCGAGCACGATCGTGTGGGTGGTGTGCTCGGCGACCAGCTGCAGGTCGTGCGTCACGATCACGATCGTCGTGCCGTCGTCGCGCAGGTCGCGCAGCAGGGCCAGCAGTTCCGCCGCCCTGGCACGATCCTGGCCGAAGGTCGGCTCGTCGAGGGCGAGCACGCGGGGCCGGGTGATCAAAGCGGTGCCGACCGAGAGGCGCCGCTTCTCGCCGCCCGATAGCAGGAACGGATGCACGTCGGCCTTGTGCTCGAGACCGAAGCGCGCCAGCATCTCGTCGACGCGCGTGGTGATCTCGGCATCCGGGGTGCGGCGTAGGCGAAGACCGTGCGCGAGTTCGTCGAACACGGTGTGCGCGATGAACTGGTGCTCGGGGTTCTGGAACACGAATCCGATGCGGGCGGCCAGGTCGCGGGGCGATGCGGTCGCAGGGTCCAGCCCGTCGACCTCGACCTGACGCTTGGGCGGCGGTACGACGCCGGCGAGGGCCTGGATGAGCGTCGTCTTGCCCGCACCGTTCGCGCCCACGATGGCGGTGAGGCTTCCGCTGCCGATCTCGAGATCGACGCCGTGCAGGATCTCGGTGCGGTGACGGGTGACGGTCAAGCCGCGGGCGCGGAGCAGTGTGGGGCCGTCGGCTACGGGGGTGGCGGTGTCGAACAGTGGGGGTGCGGCACGGTCGTCGAGGGAGGCGGCGAGCTGCTCGGCGGTGAGGGGGAGCGGATCGAGCCGGATGCCGTCGGCCCGCATCCGCAGCGCCGCGAGCGTGGCTGCGGGGAGCCACACGCCCATCTCGATGAGCTCGTCGGCGTGGGTGCGGATGATCTCGGCCGCCGGCCCGTCGAAGACGACGGATCCCGCTCGGTCGAGCACGATGGTGCGGGTCACGAAGCCCATCGCGGCATCGAGGTTGTGTTCGACGAGCAGGATGGCGCGATCGCCCGCGGCGACGACATCGGCGAGCGCGGCGTACACGTCGTCGATGCCCTGCGGATCGAGGTTCGCCGTCGGCTCGTCGAGCACGATCAGGGGCGAGCCCATCGCGAGGGCGCACGCGATCGCGAGGCGCTGGCGTCCTCCGCCGGAGAGTCGGTCGGGGTTCTCATCGCGCCGCTGCCACAGCCCCACGCGGCGCAGGGAGTCCTCGGTGCGGGTGCGGACCTCGTCGAGCTCCAGCCGCAGATTCTCGGGTCCGAAGGCCACCTCGTCGTAGACGGTGCCGGTGACGATCTGCGCATCCGGGTCCTGGAACACCATCGCCACATGCGTGCTCAGCGCGGCGGTCTCGGCATCCGCGGTGTCGATGCCCCCGGCCTGGACCGTGCCGGTCATGGTCGCGGGAAGCGCGTGGGGGATGAGGCCGTTCAGGGCCAGCGTGAGCGTCGATTTGCCCGAGCCGGATGGACCGAGCAGCAGCACCACCTCACCGGGATCGATGTCGAAGCTCACGTCGCGCGGCGAAGGGTGCGCGGCATCGGCGTGGGTGAGCGAGAGGTCACGCACGCGGAGGAGAGGCGCGGATGGGCGCACGGCGGAACCCCGGGTCGGTGGATCGTACCGTTCTAACTTAGCCCAGCCTTACCTTCATCGCCATCGACGGGAGGGGCGGTCAGCGTCGCGCGACGCCCGCGCGCGACAGGGCAGCGCCGACTCCGAGGCCGACGGCGGTCCACGCGATCGGGCCGAGCACCGAGATCACCAGGTAGAGCACCTGGGCCCACGGAGCGAGAGTGCTCAGGTGTGCCGCGAAGAAGACCACCACGGCGACGATCAGACCGATGACGGTCGCCGAGATGAAGAAGCGCCACGGTCCCCAGGCGCGGTACCGGGTGAGTGCGGCGACGCCCTCCTGGATCGCGCCGAACAGCAGAGCCGTGCCGATGAAGCGCAGCGCCCAGGCGGGATTGAACGCGCTCGCCACGAGCGCGGCGATCAGGTGGGTGACCAGCGCGACGAGCGGTCTGCGCAGTACCTCCTGCGCGATGATGCCCGGCAGCACGTGCGATCCGAGCAGCAGACCGTAGGCGAAGGGAGCGGTGAGCAGCACGACCGGGGTCAGCAGTCCGGCGATGCCGCCGATGATGCCCGTCGCGACGCCGATGGCCGCGCACACCAGCAGAACTCTGGTCGACAGGACAGGGGTGCGGGCCACCCCCTCAGCCTACTTGCGCGCGGGCACACCCGGGCGTCGGTGGACCGTGCAAAAAGCCGCTCGTCGCGCCGACCACGCCGCTCGTCGCAGCATCCGCCGTCCCGTCCGTGTCCGCGCGCGGATGCTTCCTAGCGTGGGACAACGCAATGATGCGCACACCGAGGAGAACCCCATGACCGCACCGCACCGCGGCGACATCGTCACCGATCCGAAACTCCCTCCCGTCGCCCTCACCGACGAACACCACGAGAAGTCCAGTCGCTGGACCCTCCCGAAGATCCTCCTCTGGTCGGCCATCGCGCTGCTGGGGGCCGTCGCCTGGACCATGCTCGCGATCGTCCGCGGAGAGACCGTCAACGCGATCTGGTTCGTGTTCGCCGCGGTCTGCACGTACCTGATCGGGTACCGCTTCTACTCCAAGGTGATCGAGAAGTACATCACCCGCCCGGACGACCGACGCGCCACCCCCGCCGAGGTCAAGCAGGACGGCAAGGACTACGTCCCCACCGACCGCCGCGTGCTCTACGGCCACCACTTCGCCGCCATCGCCGGCGCCGGCCCGCTCGTGGGCCCCGTGCTCGCGGCGCAGATGGGCTACCTGCCCGGAACGATCTGGATCATCGTCGGTGTCGTGCTCGCCGGTGCCGTGCAGGACTACACGGTGCTCTTCTTCTCGATGCGCCGCGGCGGTCGCACGATCGGACAGATGGCACGGCAGGAGCTCGGTCGCATCGGCGGCACTGCGGCGATCGTCGCCTCGTTGCTGATCATGCTGATCATCGTCGCGATCCTCGCGCTCGTCGTCGTCAACGCCCTCGGCGAGAGCCCCTGGGGTGTCTTCTCGGTGGCGATGACCATCCCGATCGCGATCTTCATGGGCATCTACCTGCGGTTCCTCCGCCCCGGCAAGGTCACCGAGGTCTCGATCATCGGCTTCGTGCTGCTCATGGCCGCGATCATCGGCGGCGGCTGGGTCGCCGGCACCGACTGGGGTCAGGCGATCTTCCACCTCGACCGCACCACGATCGCATGGGGCATCATCATCTACGGCTTCATCGCCGCGGTGCTCCCGGTCTGGCTGCTGCTCGCTCCCCGCGACTACCTCTCCACCTTCATGAAGATCGGTGTGATCGTGATGCTCGCCGGTGCGATCATCCTCGTGCGTCCCGAGATCACCGTCCCCGCCGTGAGCATCTTCGGCGAGAACGGCATGGGCCCGGTGTTCGCAGGTCCGCTCTTCCCGTTCCTGTTCGTGACGATCGCGTGCGGTGCCCTGTCCGGGTTCCATGCGCTGATCGCCTCGGGCACGACGCCCAAGCTCATCGAGAAGGAGCGTCAGTCGCGCTTCATCGGCTACGGCGGCATGCTCATGGAATCGTTCGTCGCGATCATGGCGCTCGTCGCCGCGATCTCGATCGACCAGGGCATCTACTTCGCCATGAACGCGCCGACAGCGGCGACAGGGGGCACGGTCGAAGGGGCCGTCGCCTTCGTGAACTCGCTGGGGCTGACGGGGGTGACGCTCACGCCCGAGATGCTGACGGGCACGGCCGAACTGGTCGGCGAGGAGTCGATCGTGTCGCGCACCGGTGGAGCCCCGACGCTCGCGCTCGGACTCGCGCACATCATGCAGCAGGCGCTCGGCGGGCAGGCGCTCATGGCGTTCTGGTACCACTTCGCGATCATGTTCGAGGCGCTGTTCATCCTCACCGCGGTGGATGCCGGAACCCGCGTCGCCCGCTTCATGCTGCAGGACTCGATCGGCGCCTGGTTCCCCAAGTTCCGCGACGTGTCCTGGCGTCCCGGAGTCTGGATCTGCACCGCGATCATGGTGGCCGGCTGGGGAGCAATCCTCATCCTCGGCGTCACCGACCCGCTCGGCGGCATCAACACCTTCTTCCCACTGTTCGGCATCGCGAACCAGCTGCTCGCCGCGATCGCGCTCGCCGTGGTGATGGCCATCGTCGCCAAGCGCGGCAAGAGTTACATCAAGTGGCTGTGGATCATCGGGCTGCCGCTCGCGTTCACCGCGGTCGTCACGATCACGGCGTCGCTGTACAAGATCGCCTCCCCTGTGCCGGCGATCGGCTACTGGGCAAACCACTTCAAGTACGTGGCCGCTCGCGACTCCGGCGACACCTCGCTCGGAGCGCCGGAAGTGCTCGAAGCCGTCATCCGCAACACCGCGGTGCAGGGCACCCTGTCGATCATCTTCGTCACCCTCGCGATCGTCGTGATGGTCGCCGCAGTCGTCGTGACGATCAAGGCGATCCGCAACGGCGGAGGCGAGAACACGGAGGACGAGCCGGTCGCCTCGCGTCGATTCGCCCCCGCCGGGTTCCTGCCGAACGCCGACGAACGCGAGCTCGAGAAGCAGTGGGAGCCGCTCCTCGCCGATGAGCGCCGCACCTCGGGTCACTGACATGGCCAGTCCTCGGGCGGATGCCGCGACCACCCCTCTGCGAGCGCTCCTCAGCGCCGCGGGGCGGGTGGGCCGCGGCATCCGCTGGTACATCACGACGCTGATGGGCGACACCGCCTACGCGACCTATGTCGCCCATCATCGCCGCGAGCATCCGGGCGAGGAGCCGATGACCGAGCGTGAGTTCTGGCGGCAGCGGATGGACGATCAGGATCGCAACCCCGGTGCGCGCTGCTGCTGAGGCCGCCGCGTGCCTAGGCTGAACCCATGACCGACGTCGTTCTCGCCGCGGTCCTCGGCGCGGTCGGGGGCATCGTGCTCACGGTGCTGCTGCTGCTCGCCCGACGGCTCGCGCGGGGTGCGACCGATCTCGGGAGCGACGCCGAGCAGGCAGCCCTGCGCGCGCTTCACCACGCGAGCCTCGCCGCACCCCATCTGCGCGGAGGGCTGTCGACGCCCGAGGTCACCACGGCCGCACGCCACCTGCGTGTGCTGCTCGGCAGCGTCGCGGTCGCGATCGTCGGCGCCGACGACACGGTCTCGTTCGACGGAGCATCCGACGGGCTGGAGCCCAGCGCACTGCGCATCGCCGAGCGCGTGCGGGCATCGGGACGGCGTCAGGTGTTCCCGGCATCCGGTGACGCCGATCACCTCGAGGGCGTCGGCGCACCGATCCTCGTCGACGGTCGTGTGGTCGGAGTGGTCGTCGCCTTCGCCGCTCCGGTGCGCGCGACGCTCATCCGCGCGGCGGAGGAGGTCGCGGACTGGTGCGCCGCGCAGGTCGAACTGGGCGGCCTCGACGCCTCACGCGCCCAGCTGGCCGAGGCCGAACTGCGCTCGTTGCGGGCGCAGATCTCGCCGCACTTCATCTACAACGCTCTGACCGCGATCGCCTCGTTCATCCACACCGACCCGGCGCGGGCCCGCGAGCTCGTGCTGGAGTTCGCCGACTTCACGCGCTACTCCTTCCGGCGGCAGGGCGAGTTCACGACGCTCGCCGACGAGTTGGGCAGCATCCACTCCTATCTGGAGCTGGAGCGCGCGCGCTTCGGCGAGCGCCTGCAGGTCACGCTGCGCATCGCCCCCGAGACCCTCGCGACGGTCATCCCCTTCCTCTCGGTGCAGCCGCTGGTCGAGAACGCCGTGCGTCACGGCCTCGAACCGGGCGAGGGCGGAGGCGAGATCCTCATCGCGTCACGCGACGACGGCACGCACACCGAGATCACCGTCGAGGACGACGGTATCGGCATGGATCCGGAGGGGCTGCGCGCCGTGCTCACCGCCGGCGACGACGGCCTGCACGTGGGGCTGCGCAACGTCGACACGCGCCTGCGCCAGCTGTACGGCACCGACGGGGGACTGGTCGTGGAGACGAACACGGGCGCGGGTACCCTGGTGCGCATGCGGGTGCCCAAGTCGCAGCCGCTGAACGATCCGGACAACGACTGAGATGTCCTGGACGACGAGTGGGATGTCCTGGACGACGAGTGGGATGTCGCGGACGACGAGTGGGATGTCGCGGACAACGAGTGGGGTGCGCTCATGATCGACGTCCTCGTCGCCGACGACGAGAAGCCCGCGCTGGATGAGCTGGTGCATCTGCTGCGCCTGGACGACCGCATCGGCGAGATCCTCACCGCGAGCACGGGAGCGGATGCGCTGCGCCAGTTGTCGGAGCGTGCGGTGCGGATCGCCTTCCTCGACATCCACATGCCGGGTCTGCTGGGCACCGAGCTCGCGCGGGCGTTCCTCTCGCTCGCCGATCCGCCCGCCGTGGTCTTCGTGACGGCCGATGAGGCGCGGGCGGTCGAGGCGTTCGAGCTGCGCGCGGCCGACTACGTGCTCAAGCCGGTGCGCGCCGAGCGGCTGCGCCGTGCGGTCGATCGGGTCGTCGAGCTGGGCGACTCGGCGACGACGGGCGACGACGAGGTGCTTCCGGTGACCGTCGGCGCGTCCGTGCGGTTCGTCAATCGACGCGATGTGCGCTGGGTGCAGGCGCAGGGCGACTACTCCCGCCTGCACACCGACGACGGGGCGGGCCACCTCGTGCGCATCCCGATCTCGGAGCTGGAGGGCAGGTGGGCAGATGCCGGATTCGTGCGCATCCATCGGTCGTGGATGGTGCGCGCGGCGGCGGTGACCGAGGTGCGCCTGTCGGGGGCCGAGCCCTCGGTGTCGATCGGCGCCGTCGCGCTGCCGGTGAGTCGGCGTCTGGTGTCGGCGGTGCGCGACGCCCTCGTGCGGGGTGAGGGCGCCGGGTGACCGAGGCGCCGAAGCGGGTGCGCGTGACGGCCGACGTGCCGCCGCGGCGGGCATCGACCCTCACGCGCGGGATCGCGCTGCCGGGTGCGCCGGTCGATGAAGCGGATGCCGTCTACGCCCGCGCGCTCCTGCGCAGCCAGCTCCGGCTCGCGCTCGGCACGATCGCGGGGTTCGTGCTCGTGGTCGTGGCGTTGGCCCTGACGATCGCGCTGATCCCCGCGATGGACGAGATCGTGCTGTGGGGGATGCCGCTGTCGTGGCTGCTGCAGGCCTTCGCCTTCTACCCGATCATCCTGGTGTTCGCCCTGCTGTACGCGCGCACCGCCGCGCGCAATGAACGCCGCTACCGTGCCCTGCGAGACCGCGAATGAACGCCGCGATGGATCTGATCGGGGTCGCGCTCGTCATCATCGCGACTCTGCTCATCGGTGTCTACGGGCTGCGTGTCTCGCGCACCACGAGCGACTTCTTCGTGGCCTCGCGTACTGTGCGTCCGGTGTGGAACGCCTCGGCGATCAGCGGCGAGTACCTTTCCGCCGGCACGTTCCTCGGGCTCTCGGGGCTTGTTCTGCTCGACGGCGCTCGCGGCTTCTGGTTCCCGATCGGGTACGCGGCGGGGTACCTGCTGGTGCTCGTCTTCGTCGCGGCTCCCCTGCGGCGCAGCGGCGCGTACACGATCCCCGACTTCATCGAGGCGCGACTGGAATCGACCTCGGCCCGCCGCGTCACCAGCCTCGCGGTGCTGATCATCGGGTGGCTGTACATCGTGCCGCAGCTGCATGGCGCGGGCATCACGCTCGTGGTCGTCGCGGGGTTGCCCGAGTGGGTGGGCGCCGTGACGGTAGCGGTGCTCGTAGCCGCGTCGGTCGCCGCCGGAGGCATGCGCGCGATCACCTACGTGCAGGCGTTCCAGTACTGGCTCAAACTCACGGCCCTTCTGGTGCCGGTCGTGTGCATCGCCTTCGCGCTCAGCAACGGTCCGCACGACTTCGACCCGGCACTCGTGTTCCCCTCCGAGGCCGGGCCGTCGGGGTTCGACGCGTACGAGTCGGCATCCCTGCTCCTCGCGCTGCTGTTGGGCACGATGGGGCTGCCGCACGTGCTGGTGCGCTTCTACACGAGTCCGACCGGGGTGTCGGCGCGCCGCACGACCGTGATCGTGATCGTGATGGTGAGCGCGTTCTACGCGGTCTCGAGCGCTATGGG
The sequence above is drawn from the Candidatus Microbacterium colombiense genome and encodes:
- a CDS encoding carbon starvation CstA family protein, which gives rise to MTAPHRGDIVTDPKLPPVALTDEHHEKSSRWTLPKILLWSAIALLGAVAWTMLAIVRGETVNAIWFVFAAVCTYLIGYRFYSKVIEKYITRPDDRRATPAEVKQDGKDYVPTDRRVLYGHHFAAIAGAGPLVGPVLAAQMGYLPGTIWIIVGVVLAGAVQDYTVLFFSMRRGGRTIGQMARQELGRIGGTAAIVASLLIMLIIVAILALVVVNALGESPWGVFSVAMTIPIAIFMGIYLRFLRPGKVTEVSIIGFVLLMAAIIGGGWVAGTDWGQAIFHLDRTTIAWGIIIYGFIAAVLPVWLLLAPRDYLSTFMKIGVIVMLAGAIILVRPEITVPAVSIFGENGMGPVFAGPLFPFLFVTIACGALSGFHALIASGTTPKLIEKERQSRFIGYGGMLMESFVAIMALVAAISIDQGIYFAMNAPTAATGGTVEGAVAFVNSLGLTGVTLTPEMLTGTAELVGEESIVSRTGGAPTLALGLAHIMQQALGGQALMAFWYHFAIMFEALFILTAVDAGTRVARFMLQDSIGAWFPKFRDVSWRPGVWICTAIMVAGWGAILILGVTDPLGGINTFFPLFGIANQLLAAIALAVVMAIVAKRGKSYIKWLWIIGLPLAFTAVVTITASLYKIASPVPAIGYWANHFKYVAARDSGDTSLGAPEVLEAVIRNTAVQGTLSIIFVTLAIVVMVAAVVVTIKAIRNGGGENTEDEPVASRRFAPAGFLPNADERELEKQWEPLLADERRTSGH
- a CDS encoding cation acetate symporter, with translation MNAAMDLIGVALVIIATLLIGVYGLRVSRTTSDFFVASRTVRPVWNASAISGEYLSAGTFLGLSGLVLLDGARGFWFPIGYAAGYLLVLVFVAAPLRRSGAYTIPDFIEARLESTSARRVTSLAVLIIGWLYIVPQLHGAGITLVVVAGLPEWVGAVTVAVLVAASVAAGGMRAITYVQAFQYWLKLTALLVPVVCIAFALSNGPHDFDPALVFPSEAGPSGFDAYESASLLLALLLGTMGLPHVLVRFYTSPTGVSARRTTVIVIVMVSAFYAVSSAMGLLARIAAPDLAVPGVADTVVLLLPSRIFPGVFGELLTALIVAGAFAAFLATSAGLVVSLAGVISQDVFSGSVRSFRLSAVLCALVPLAVALLTAPAGLVASVGVVFVIAASTLSPVVLLGVWWRGLTARGAVAGMVCGGVAAGLALLVHAAIDGVGVAAPYLAQPAAWTIPLATAVTIGVSLLDPRGPSPRTDRFLARVHTPERG
- a CDS encoding histidine kinase, with the translated sequence MTDVVLAAVLGAVGGIVLTVLLLLARRLARGATDLGSDAEQAALRALHHASLAAPHLRGGLSTPEVTTAARHLRVLLGSVAVAIVGADDTVSFDGASDGLEPSALRIAERVRASGRRQVFPASGDADHLEGVGAPILVDGRVVGVVVAFAAPVRATLIRAAEEVADWCAAQVELGGLDASRAQLAEAELRSLRAQISPHFIYNALTAIASFIHTDPARARELVLEFADFTRYSFRRQGEFTTLADELGSIHSYLELERARFGERLQVTLRIAPETLATVIPFLSVQPLVENAVRHGLEPGEGGGEILIASRDDGTHTEITVEDDGIGMDPEGLRAVLTAGDDGLHVGLRNVDTRLRQLYGTDGGLVVETNTGAGTLVRMRVPKSQPLNDPDND
- a CDS encoding heavy metal transporter; the protein is MTEAPKRVRVTADVPPRRASTLTRGIALPGAPVDEADAVYARALLRSQLRLALGTIAGFVLVVVALALTIALIPAMDEIVLWGMPLSWLLQAFAFYPIILVFALLYARTAARNERRYRALRDRE
- a CDS encoding YbdD/YjiX family protein, with the translated sequence MASPRADAATTPLRALLSAAGRVGRGIRWYITTLMGDTAYATYVAHHRREHPGEEPMTEREFWRQRMDDQDRNPGARCC
- a CDS encoding LytTR family DNA-binding domain-containing protein, which codes for MIDVLVADDEKPALDELVHLLRLDDRIGEILTASTGADALRQLSERAVRIAFLDIHMPGLLGTELARAFLSLADPPAVVFVTADEARAVEAFELRAADYVLKPVRAERLRRAVDRVVELGDSATTGDDEVLPVTVGASVRFVNRRDVRWVQAQGDYSRLHTDDGAGHLVRIPISELEGRWADAGFVRIHRSWMVRAAAVTEVRLSGAEPSVSIGAVALPVSRRLVSAVRDALVRGEGAG